The Hymenobacter sp. GOD-10R genome includes a window with the following:
- a CDS encoding SusD/RagB family nutrient-binding outer membrane lipoprotein, with protein sequence MNRLLSKCALLVGVGLLGFTACTKDFEEINTNPNAIGTITPEYVFTKAQYDGVSNMLNSLLGTMQYTTSFNDVSGFGSKYIASQVNTSSASFSSAYPNALNEITLVINAVKDDPNKVNLLAEARIWRVYCYSRLTDLYGDIPYFQANQGYTEAKYTPAYDAQKDIYADMLKELDEAATSLDPAKSTFGVADLMYNGNPVQWKKFAYSMMLRLGMRLTKVDAAAAQTWATKALAGGVITEDADIAKVTYLASGQIINQNPLAYFLWINDYIAANGNTNQEGGKYQDVFINHLKTTKDPRLGVVSVVYTGGSPNRTDTTFVKQQGMPANLGAKPANFAQLSEPNPKTVLLLNSPRLVFTAAESYFLQTEAALRGWSGGSASTLYSNGVSAALRQWSIISLGSSDGTLSSRQITTYVNNNKLVANGFDQQMRQIYTQFWASIFPDAQEAFASYRRTGYPALTPNNYPGNATGGQFPRRFLYPLSEQNLNANAYAAAIARQGPDNLLTRVYWDK encoded by the coding sequence GTCGGTGTTGGGCTGCTAGGATTTACGGCGTGTACCAAGGACTTCGAGGAAATCAACACCAACCCTAACGCTATTGGCACCATCACGCCAGAGTATGTCTTCACAAAGGCTCAGTACGACGGAGTGTCCAACATGCTGAACTCGCTGCTGGGCACCATGCAGTACACCACTAGCTTCAACGACGTGTCGGGCTTCGGCTCCAAGTACATTGCTAGCCAGGTGAATACCTCGTCGGCCTCATTCAGCTCTGCCTACCCGAATGCGTTGAATGAGATAACACTGGTAATCAATGCTGTAAAAGACGACCCCAACAAAGTAAATCTGCTGGCAGAAGCTAGGATCTGGCGAGTGTACTGCTACAGCCGCCTAACGGATCTGTACGGCGACATTCCTTATTTCCAGGCCAATCAAGGCTACACGGAGGCGAAGTACACGCCCGCTTACGACGCGCAGAAGGACATCTACGCCGATATGCTGAAGGAGCTGGACGAGGCAGCCACCAGCCTAGACCCCGCCAAATCCACCTTCGGCGTGGCCGATTTGATGTACAACGGCAACCCGGTGCAGTGGAAGAAGTTTGCGTACTCCATGATGCTGCGGCTCGGCATGCGCCTGACCAAGGTAGATGCTGCCGCTGCGCAAACCTGGGCCACGAAGGCGCTGGCCGGCGGGGTTATCACCGAAGACGCCGACATTGCCAAGGTAACCTACCTAGCCAGCGGCCAGATTATCAATCAGAATCCGCTGGCGTACTTTCTGTGGATCAACGACTACATCGCCGCCAACGGCAACACCAACCAGGAAGGCGGTAAGTACCAGGATGTCTTCATCAACCACCTCAAAACGACTAAAGACCCGCGCCTAGGTGTCGTCTCGGTGGTGTACACCGGCGGCTCGCCGAACCGCACTGACACGACCTTTGTCAAGCAGCAAGGTATGCCGGCGAACCTAGGTGCCAAGCCCGCCAACTTTGCCCAACTCAGCGAGCCGAACCCCAAAACCGTGCTGCTGCTCAACTCCCCACGGTTGGTCTTCACCGCCGCCGAGTCATACTTTTTACAGACAGAGGCAGCGCTACGAGGCTGGTCGGGTGGTTCGGCCAGCACCTTGTACAGCAACGGCGTGAGTGCGGCCCTGCGGCAGTGGTCCATCATCAGCCTAGGTTCCAGCGACGGCACGTTGTCGAGCCGGCAGATCACGACCTACGTGAACAACAACAAGCTAGTGGCCAACGGCTTCGACCAGCAGATGCGGCAAATCTACACCCAATTCTGGGCCAGCATCTTCCCCGATGCGCAGGAGGCCTTTGCCAGCTACCGCCGTACCGGCTACCCCGCCCTGACCCCTAACAACTACCCCGGCAACGCCACCGGCGGGCAGTTTCCGCGGCGCTTTCTGTATCCGCTTTCCGAGCAGAACCTGAACGCCAACGCGTACG